One Danio aesculapii chromosome 22, fDanAes4.1, whole genome shotgun sequence genomic window carries:
- the LOC130215831 gene encoding vitellogenin-like: MRAVVLALTVALVASQQMNLVPEFAHDKTYVYKYEALLLGGLPQEGLARAGIKVSSKVLLSAMTENTFLMKLMDPLLYEYAGTWPKDPFVPATKLTSALAAQLQIPIKFEYANGVVGKVFAPAGVSPTVMNLHRGILNILQLNLKKTQNIYEMQEAGAQGVCRTHYVINEDPKTNHIIVTKSKDLSHCQERIMKDVGLAYTERCAECTERVKSLIETATYNYIMKPADNGALIAEATVEEVYQFSPFNEIHGAAMMEAKQTLAFVEIEKTPVVPIKADYMPRGSLQYEFATEILQTPIQLMKIKDAPAQIVEVLKHLVANNKDMVHEDAPLKFVQLVQLLRVVTLEKIEAIWSQFKDKPVYRRWLLDALPAVGTPVIIKFIKEKFLSGEFTTPEFIQTLVIALQMVTADIESIQMTASLATHEKCASIPALREVVMLGYGSLIAKHCTAVPTCSAELLRPIHEIASEAISKNDIPEITLALKVMGNAGHPSSLKPIIKLLPGLRTAAKALPVRVQVDAILALRNIAKKEPKLVQPIALQLVLDRALHPEVRMVACIVLFEAEPSVALISSLAGALRTEPNMHVASFAYSHIKSLTRITAPDMASVAGAANVAIKLMNRKLDRLNYRYSRAFQMDYYYTPLMIGAAGSAYMINDAATILPRAIVAKARAYLAGAAADVIEFGVRTGGINEALLKSPAADESVDRITKIKRTLKALTNWKALPTDRPLASAYLKLFGQEVGYVHFDKSIIEEAIPMVTGPKPRALLKEALKALQEGIAFQYAKPLLAAEVRRILPTAVGVPMEFSWYTAAVAAASVNVQATITPALPEKLESMTLEQLKKTDVQFQAEARPSIALQTFAVMGVNTAFIQAAVMARGKIRTIAPGKVAARADILKGNYKVEALPVELPEHIASASFETLAVVRNIEDHSSERSVPMVPELSLQNSQASYAGDLSSEMSPDASVRAPAPFDRTLCYAVPYIEIKGCVEVHSHNAAFIRNSTLFYIIGHHTARAAISRAEGPAVERLEFEVQVGPRAAERLVKQINIIDDDSPEGQAFLLKLREILETEAKNTPVSSESSSSSRNSRSTSTSSSSSSSSSSSSSSMSSSRMSKTATIIEPFRKFHKDRYLAHHSATKDTSSGSAAASFEQMQKKKRFLGDDIPPVFAIIARAVRADQKLLGYQLAAYFDKPTARVQLIVSSIAENDNMKICADGALLSKHKVTGKFSWGAECKQYAVFAKAEAGVLGEFPAARLEVEWERLPVIVTTYAKKMCKHILNAAYDTGFRFERATNSEKEIELTAALPSQKSLNVIARIPEITMSKRDIYLPVTVPINPDGTFSIDEDFLSWIHKHIKEE; encoded by the exons ATGAGAGCTGTTGTGCTTGCCCTGACTGTAGCCCTTGTGG CGAGTCAACAGATGAATCTTG TTCCTGAGTTTGCCCATGATAAGACCTATGTGTACAAGTATGAGGCTTTGCTTTTGGGAGGTCTTCCTCAAGAAGGTCTGGCCAGAGCAGGTATTAAAGTCAGCAGCAAGGTTCTTCTGAGTGCCATGACAGAGAACACTTTCCTGATGAAG CTTATGGATCCTCTGCTCTACGAGTATGCTGGCACTTGGCCCAAGGATCCATTTGTTCCTGCTACTAAGCTCACCTCAGCACTGGCTGCTCAGCTTCAGATTCCCATCAAGTTTGAGTATGCTAATGGTGTGGTTGGCAAGGTTTTCGCCCCAGCAGGAGTCTCTCCTACAGTCATGAACTTGCACAGAGGTATCCTCAACATCCTTCAGCTCAACCTCAAGAAGACTCAGAACATCTACGAGATGCAAGAG GCTGGAGCTCAGGGAGTGTGCAGGACCCACTATGTCATCAATGAGGATCCAAAAACCAACCACATAATTGTGACCAAATCTAAGGATCTGAGCCACTGCCAGGAGAGAATCATGAAGGATGTTGGCTTGGCATACACTGAAAGGTGTGCTGAATGCACAGAG AGGGTCAAGAGTCTGATTGAAACTGCAACTTATAACTACATCATGAAACCAGCTGACAATGGCGCACTGATCGCTGAGGCAACAGTTGAGGAAGTGTATCAGTTCTCACCCTTCAATGAGATCCATGGTGCTGCAATGATGGAAGCAAA ACAAACCTTGGCTTTTGTTGAGATTGAGAAGACCCCTGTCGTTCCAATCAAAGCTGATTACATGCCCCGTGGATCCCTGCAGTATGAGTTTGCAACTGAGATTCTTCAGACCCCCATTCAACTTATGAAGATCAAAGATGCACCAGCCCAG ATTGTTGAGGTCCTGAAGCATTTGGTTGCAAACAATAAAGACATGGTCCATGAAGATGCGCCACTCAAGTTTGTTCAGCTCGTCCAGCTCTTGCGCGTTGTCACCTTGGAGAAAATTGAGGCAATCTGGTCTCAGTTCAAGGACAAACCAGTTTACAG GCGCTGGCTTCTGGATGCTCTTCCTGCTGTTGGCACACCAGTCATTATAAAATTCATCAAGGAGAAGTTCCTGTCTGGTGAATTTACAACTCCTGAGTTCATTCAGACTCTTGTGATTGCTTTGCAAATGGTCACTGCTGATATTGAAAGCATCCAAATGACAGCT AGTTTGGCTACACACGAGAAATGTGCCTCAATCCCAGCTCTACGTGAAGTTGTGATGCTTGGATATGGTTCCTTGATTGCCAAGCACTGCACTGCAGTTCCTACTTGCTCTGCAGAGCTCCTCAGG CCCATCCATGAGATTGCCTCAGAGGCCATTTCTAAGAATGACATTCCTGAAATCACTTTGGCTCTGAAAGTTATGGGCAATGCTGGTCACCCTTCAAGTCTTAAACCCATCATAAAGCTCCTACCGGGACTGAGAACTGCAGCTAAGGCTCTGCCTGTTAGAGTCCAGGTTGATGCCATCTTGGCCCTGAGGAACATTGCCAAGAAAGAGCCCAAACTG GTTCAGCCTATTGCCCTGCAGCTTGTTTTGGACAGGGCTCTCCACCCAGAGGTGCGCATGGTTGCTTGTATTGTGCTGTTTGAGGCTGAACCATCAGTGGCTCTCATCTCCAGTCTTGCTGGAGCTTTGAGAACTGAGCCAAACATGCATGTTGCAAGCTTTGCCTATTCCCACATCAAGTCCTTGACCAGAATCACTGCTCCTGATATGGCATCTGT tgctggTGCAGCTAATGTTGCCATAAAACTTATGAACCGCAAGCTGGACAGACTTAACTACCGTTACAGCAGAGCTTTTCAGATGGACTATTATTATA CTCCTCTTATGATTGGAGCTGCTGGTAGTGCCTACATGATTAATGATGCTGCTACCATCCTGCCCAGAGCTATTGTAGCTAAAGCTCGTGCTTACCTGGCTGGAGCCGCTGCTGATGTTATTGAG TTTGGCGTAAGAACTGGAGGAATTAATGAGGCTCTTCTAAAATCTCCTGCTGCAGATGAAAGTGTTGACCGCATCACAAAAATTAAGCGCACCCTGAAGGCA CTCACAAACTGGAAGGCCCTGCCAACTGACCGACCACTTGCTTCAGCCTATCTCAAACTATTTGGACAAGAAGTGGGTTATGTTCACTTCGACAAGAGCATCATCGAAGAAGCAATACCG ATGGTTACTGGACCCAAACCACGTGCACTGCTAAAGGAGGCTCTTAAAGCTTTGCAGGAAGGAATTGCATTCCAGTATGCCAAACCTCTGCTTGCAGCTGAAGTCCGTCGTATCTTGCCAACTGCAGTTGGTGTGCCCATGGAGTTCAGTTGGTACACTGCTGCAGTTGCTGCTGCAAGTGTCAATG TTCAGGCCACCATTACACCTGCTCTCCCTGAAAAATTGGAGTCCATGACTCTTGAGCAACTGAAGAAGACTGATGTTCAGTTCCAAGCTGAAGCTAGACCAAG cattgctCTCCAGACATTTGCTGTGATGGGAGTTAACACTGCCTTTATCCAAGCTGCTGTTATGGCGAGAGGAAAGATCCGTACAATTGCCCCTGGAAAAGTGGCAGCAAGAGCAGACATTCTCAAGGGCAACTATAAGGTGGAGGCTCTGCCTGTTGAACTTCCTGAACACATTGCTTCTGCAAG CTTTGAGACTCTTGCTGTGGTCAGAAACATTGAAGATCACAGTTCTGAAAGGTCTGTTCCCATGGTACCTGAATTGTCTCTGCAAAACTCCCAGGCATCTTATGCTGGTGATTTG tcatCTGAGATGTCACCTGATGCTTCAGTGAGAGCTCCTGCTCCATTCGACAGGACCCTCTGTTATGCTGTCCCATACATTGAAATCAAGGGATGTGTTGAGGTGCACTCTCACAATGCTGCTTTTATCAGAAATTCAACTCTTTTCTACATAATTGGACACCACACAGCCCGTGCTGCCATTTCAAGAG CTGAAGGTCCTGCAGTTGAAAGACTGGAGTTTGAAGTCCAAGTTGGTCCTAGAGCTGCTGAGAGGCTTGTTAAGCAAATCAACATCATTGATGATGATTCTCCTGAAGGACAGGCTTTCTTGTTGAAACTGAGGGAAATCCTGGAGACTGAAGCTAAAAATACACCTGTTTcttctgaaagcagcagcagcagtcgcAACAGCCGCAGCACCAGCACTagcagtagcagcagcagcagcagcagcagctcaaGCTCCTCCATGTCCAGCTCTCGTATGTCTAAG ACTGCCACCATCATAGAGCCTTTCAGGAAATTCCACAAAGATCGG TACTTGGCACACCATAGTGCCACAAAGGATACTAGCAGTGGAAGCGCTGCCGCTAGCTTTGAACAAATGCAGAAAAAA aagagaTTCCTCGGAGATGATATTCCACCTGTTTTTGCTATCATCGCCCGTGCTGTTAGAGCTGACCAGAAGCTTCTGGGCTATCAACTGGCTGCTTACTTTGACAAACCAACTGCAAGAGTGCAACTCATAGTTTCCTCCATTGCTGAAAATGACAACATGAAGATCTGTGCTGATGGTGCTCTGTTGAGCAAGCACAAAGTCACT GGCAAGTTTTCTTGGGGTGCGGAGTGCAAACAGTATGCAGTCTTTGCTAAAGCTGAAGCTGGTGTCCTAGGTGAATTCCCTGCTGCACGTCTAGAGGTGGAATGGGAGAGACTGCCAGTAATTGTCACCACCTATGCCAAAAA GATGTGTAAACACATACTTAACGCAGCTTATGACACAGGATTCAGGTTTGAAAGAGCAACAAACAGCGAGAAAGAGATTGAACTGACTGCAGCCTTGCCATCTCAGAAATCCTTGAATGTCATTGCTAGAATTCCAGAG ATCACAATGTCAAAAAGGGATATTTACCTCCCCGTCACTGTTCCCATCAATCCAGATGGAACTTTTTCCATTGATGAGGACTTTCTTTCCTGGATCCACAAGCATATCAAGGAGGAATGA